A genomic window from Scophthalmus maximus strain ysfricsl-2021 chromosome 17, ASM2237912v1, whole genome shotgun sequence includes:
- the LOC118288965 gene encoding far upstream element-binding protein 2 isoform X2 gives MSEYNAVPPQGAAAPLGGQESLGNGAGGIKKDAFADAVQRARQIAAKIGGEAGPPVSIIPASEGFPFTAQKRQLEDADEPESKKLAAQSDLDSAKALSIGAQLAALAQQRPTSTTEEYSVPDSMVGLIIGRGGEQINKIQQESGCKVQIAPDSGGLPERSVSLTGSHDSVQNAKRLLDDIVSRGRGTPPSAYHESTNGQNGSVHEMMIPAGKAGLVIGKGGETIKQLQERAGVKMILIQDASQGPNVDKPLRIIGDPYKVQQAQEMVEEILRDRDQGGFSERNDFSSRMGGGMDIPVPRHSVGVVIGRNGEMIKKIQNDAGVRIQFKQDDGTGPDKIAHVSGPPDRCEHAAQIINDLLQSIRVREEGQGGPPGPPGVPAGNRGRGGGQGGWGPPGGEMTFSIPAHKCGLVIGRGGENVKSINQQTGAFVEISRQPPPNGDPNFKLFIIRGSPQQIDHAKQLIEEKIESPLCPVGPGPCGPGPAGPMGPYNTNPYNPGPPGAPGPPHGCPPGPHQYNPQGWSNSYQQWQPQAPHDPSKAAANDPNAAWAAYYAQYYQQPSGAVPSQYPANATGGAQTSVDQTQPAQTPGGQPDYTKAWEEYYKKMAQAGGSVPASAAAVPGAAGGAASTTGGQPDYSAAWAEYYRQQAAYYGQTGQAPGQPAQPQQGQTQ, from the exons ATGTCGGAGTACAACGCGGTGCCGCCGCAGGGCGCCGCGGCTCCTCTCGGCGGACAAGAATCTCTCGGGAACGGAGCAGGGGGCATCAAGAAAGATGCGTTCGCGGACGCGGTGCAGCGGGCCCGGCAG ATTGCAGCTAAGATCGGGGGTGAGGCTGGTCCTCCCGTGAGCATCATCCCCGCATCAGAGGGCTTTCCATTCACTGCACAGAAACGACAGCTGGAGGATGCAG ATGAACCAGAGAGCAAGAAACTGGCTGCACAGAGTGACTTGGATTCAGCTAAAGCACTGT CTATTGGTGCACAGCTCGCTGCACTTGCACAACAAAG GCCCACCTCCACCACAGAGGAGTACAGTGTTCCTGACAGCATGGTGGGACTCA TTATTGGCCGTGGAGGTGAACAGATCAATAAAATTCAACAGGAGTCAGGTTGCAAGGTGCAAATAGCTCCAG ACAGTGGAGGCCTTCCAGAGAGGAGCGTCTCTCTCACAGGTTCCCACGACTCTGTACA GAACGCCAAGAGGCTGTTGGATGATATAGTGTCACGAGGGAGGGGTACACCCCCCTCTGCTTATCACGAGTCCACCAATGGGCAGAATGGCTCAGTGCATGAGATGATGATCCCAGCTGGCAAGGCTGGCCTCGTCATTGGCAAGGGAGGAGAGACCATTAAACAGCTACAG GAGCGTGCAGGTGTGAAGATGATCCTGATCCAGGATGCCTCTCAGGGTCCCAACGTTGACAAGCCCTTGCGCATTATTGGAGATCCATACAAAGTCCAG caAGCCCAGGAAATGGTGGAGGAGATTCTGAGGGACAGAGACCAAGGCGGCTTTAGTGAAAGAAATGACTTTAGTTCCCGAATGGGCGGAGGCATGgat ATCCCAGTACCACGGCACTCGGTGGGTGTTGTCATTGGACGCAATGGAGAGATGATCAAGAAGATCCAGAATGATGCTGGAGTTAGAATACAGTTTAAACAAG atgatGGGACCGGTCCAGATAAGATTGCCCACGTCAGTGGTCCTCCTGACCGCTGCGAACATGCCGCTCAGATCATCAACGACCTGCTGCAGAGCATCAGGGTCAGGGAGGAGGGACAGGGG GGGCCCCCGGGTCCTCCAGGAGTGCCTGCAGGCAACCGGGGCCGAGGTGGGGGACAAGGTGGCTGGGGTCCCCCTGGAGGGGAAATGACCTTCTCTATTCCTGCCCACAAGTGTGGGCTTGTGATTGGCCGCGGGGGAGAGAACGTCAAGTCCATCAACCAGCAGACGGGGGCGTTTGTGGAAATCTCTCGACAGCCTCCTCCCAACGGAGACCCCAACTTCAAGCTGTTTATCATCAGGGGCTCACCGCAGCAGATCGACCACGCCAAGCAGCTCATTGAGGAGAAGATTGAG AGTCCCCTGTGTCCTGTTGGCCCGGGGCCATGTGGACCAGGTCCTGCTGGTCCAATGGGTCCCTACAACACCAACCCATACAACCCTGGACCGCCTGGTGCCCCTGGACCCCCACA tggTTGTCCTCCAGGTCCTCACCAGTACAATCCTCAGGGCTGGAGCAACTCCTACCAGCAGTGGCAGCCCCAGGCGCCCCATGACCCCA GCAAGGCAGCAGCCAATGACCCTAACGCGGCCTGGGCGGCCTACTACGCTCAGTACTACCAGCAGCCGTCGGGGGCTGTGCCGTCGCAGTACCCCGCAAACGCGACCGGAGGTGCCCAGACATCAGTGGACCAGACCCAACCTGCACAGACACCGGGGGGCCAGCCAGACTACACCAAGGCCTGGGAGGAGTACTACAAGAAGATGG
- the LOC118288965 gene encoding far upstream element-binding protein 2 isoform X1, giving the protein MSEYNAVPPQGAAAPLGGQESLGNGAGGIKKDAFADAVQRARQIAAKIGGEAGPPVSIIPASEGFPFTAQKRQLEDAGNEPESKKLAAQSDLDSAKALSIGAQLAALAQQRPTSTTEEYSVPDSMVGLIIGRGGEQINKIQQESGCKVQIAPDSGGLPERSVSLTGSHDSVQNAKRLLDDIVSRGRGTPPSAYHESTNGQNGSVHEMMIPAGKAGLVIGKGGETIKQLQERAGVKMILIQDASQGPNVDKPLRIIGDPYKVQQAQEMVEEILRDRDQGGFSERNDFSSRMGGGMDIPVPRHSVGVVIGRNGEMIKKIQNDAGVRIQFKQDDGTGPDKIAHVSGPPDRCEHAAQIINDLLQSIRVREEGQGGPPGPPGVPAGNRGRGGGQGGWGPPGGEMTFSIPAHKCGLVIGRGGENVKSINQQTGAFVEISRQPPPNGDPNFKLFIIRGSPQQIDHAKQLIEEKIESPLCPVGPGPCGPGPAGPMGPYNTNPYNPGPPGAPGPPHGCPPGPHQYNPQGWSNSYQQWQPQAPHDPSKAAANDPNAAWAAYYAQYYQQPSGAVPSQYPANATGGAQTSVDQTQPAQTPGGQPDYTKAWEEYYKKMAQAGGSVPASAAAVPGAAGGAASTTGGQPDYSAAWAEYYRQQAAYYGQTGQAPGQPAQPQQGQTQ; this is encoded by the exons ATGTCGGAGTACAACGCGGTGCCGCCGCAGGGCGCCGCGGCTCCTCTCGGCGGACAAGAATCTCTCGGGAACGGAGCAGGGGGCATCAAGAAAGATGCGTTCGCGGACGCGGTGCAGCGGGCCCGGCAG ATTGCAGCTAAGATCGGGGGTGAGGCTGGTCCTCCCGTGAGCATCATCCCCGCATCAGAGGGCTTTCCATTCACTGCACAGAAACGACAGCTGGAGGATGCAGGTA ATGAACCAGAGAGCAAGAAACTGGCTGCACAGAGTGACTTGGATTCAGCTAAAGCACTGT CTATTGGTGCACAGCTCGCTGCACTTGCACAACAAAG GCCCACCTCCACCACAGAGGAGTACAGTGTTCCTGACAGCATGGTGGGACTCA TTATTGGCCGTGGAGGTGAACAGATCAATAAAATTCAACAGGAGTCAGGTTGCAAGGTGCAAATAGCTCCAG ACAGTGGAGGCCTTCCAGAGAGGAGCGTCTCTCTCACAGGTTCCCACGACTCTGTACA GAACGCCAAGAGGCTGTTGGATGATATAGTGTCACGAGGGAGGGGTACACCCCCCTCTGCTTATCACGAGTCCACCAATGGGCAGAATGGCTCAGTGCATGAGATGATGATCCCAGCTGGCAAGGCTGGCCTCGTCATTGGCAAGGGAGGAGAGACCATTAAACAGCTACAG GAGCGTGCAGGTGTGAAGATGATCCTGATCCAGGATGCCTCTCAGGGTCCCAACGTTGACAAGCCCTTGCGCATTATTGGAGATCCATACAAAGTCCAG caAGCCCAGGAAATGGTGGAGGAGATTCTGAGGGACAGAGACCAAGGCGGCTTTAGTGAAAGAAATGACTTTAGTTCCCGAATGGGCGGAGGCATGgat ATCCCAGTACCACGGCACTCGGTGGGTGTTGTCATTGGACGCAATGGAGAGATGATCAAGAAGATCCAGAATGATGCTGGAGTTAGAATACAGTTTAAACAAG atgatGGGACCGGTCCAGATAAGATTGCCCACGTCAGTGGTCCTCCTGACCGCTGCGAACATGCCGCTCAGATCATCAACGACCTGCTGCAGAGCATCAGGGTCAGGGAGGAGGGACAGGGG GGGCCCCCGGGTCCTCCAGGAGTGCCTGCAGGCAACCGGGGCCGAGGTGGGGGACAAGGTGGCTGGGGTCCCCCTGGAGGGGAAATGACCTTCTCTATTCCTGCCCACAAGTGTGGGCTTGTGATTGGCCGCGGGGGAGAGAACGTCAAGTCCATCAACCAGCAGACGGGGGCGTTTGTGGAAATCTCTCGACAGCCTCCTCCCAACGGAGACCCCAACTTCAAGCTGTTTATCATCAGGGGCTCACCGCAGCAGATCGACCACGCCAAGCAGCTCATTGAGGAGAAGATTGAG AGTCCCCTGTGTCCTGTTGGCCCGGGGCCATGTGGACCAGGTCCTGCTGGTCCAATGGGTCCCTACAACACCAACCCATACAACCCTGGACCGCCTGGTGCCCCTGGACCCCCACA tggTTGTCCTCCAGGTCCTCACCAGTACAATCCTCAGGGCTGGAGCAACTCCTACCAGCAGTGGCAGCCCCAGGCGCCCCATGACCCCA GCAAGGCAGCAGCCAATGACCCTAACGCGGCCTGGGCGGCCTACTACGCTCAGTACTACCAGCAGCCGTCGGGGGCTGTGCCGTCGCAGTACCCCGCAAACGCGACCGGAGGTGCCCAGACATCAGTGGACCAGACCCAACCTGCACAGACACCGGGGGGCCAGCCAGACTACACCAAGGCCTGGGAGGAGTACTACAAGAAGATGG
- the LOC118288965 gene encoding far upstream element-binding protein 2 isoform X3, with protein MSEYNAVPPQGAAAPLGGQESLGNGAGGIKKDAFADAVQRARQIAAKIGGEAGPPVSIIPASEGFPFTAQKRQLEDAGNEPESKKLAAQSDLDSAKALSIGAQLAALAQQRPTSTTEEYSVPDSMVGLIIGRGGEQINKIQQESGCKVQIAPDSGGLPERSVSLTGSHDSVQNAKRLLDDIVSRGRGTPPSAYHESTNGQNGSVHEMMIPAGKAGLVIGKGGETIKQLQERAGVKMILIQDASQGPNVDKPLRIIGDPYKVQQAQEMVEEILRDRDQGGFSERNDFSSRMGGGMDIPVPRHSVGVVIGRNGEMIKKIQNDAGVRIQFKQDDGTGPDKIAHVSGPPDRCEHAAQIINDLLQSIRVREEGQGGPPGPPGVPAGNRGRGGGQGGWGPPGGEMTFSIPAHKCGLVIGRGGENVKSINQQTGAFVEISRQPPPNGDPNFKLFIIRGSPQQIDHAKQLIEEKIESPLCPVGPGPCGPGPAGPMGPYNTNPYNPGPPGAPGPPHGCPPGPHQYNPQGWSNSYQQWQPQAPHDPTRSPGQ; from the exons ATGTCGGAGTACAACGCGGTGCCGCCGCAGGGCGCCGCGGCTCCTCTCGGCGGACAAGAATCTCTCGGGAACGGAGCAGGGGGCATCAAGAAAGATGCGTTCGCGGACGCGGTGCAGCGGGCCCGGCAG ATTGCAGCTAAGATCGGGGGTGAGGCTGGTCCTCCCGTGAGCATCATCCCCGCATCAGAGGGCTTTCCATTCACTGCACAGAAACGACAGCTGGAGGATGCAGGTA ATGAACCAGAGAGCAAGAAACTGGCTGCACAGAGTGACTTGGATTCAGCTAAAGCACTGT CTATTGGTGCACAGCTCGCTGCACTTGCACAACAAAG GCCCACCTCCACCACAGAGGAGTACAGTGTTCCTGACAGCATGGTGGGACTCA TTATTGGCCGTGGAGGTGAACAGATCAATAAAATTCAACAGGAGTCAGGTTGCAAGGTGCAAATAGCTCCAG ACAGTGGAGGCCTTCCAGAGAGGAGCGTCTCTCTCACAGGTTCCCACGACTCTGTACA GAACGCCAAGAGGCTGTTGGATGATATAGTGTCACGAGGGAGGGGTACACCCCCCTCTGCTTATCACGAGTCCACCAATGGGCAGAATGGCTCAGTGCATGAGATGATGATCCCAGCTGGCAAGGCTGGCCTCGTCATTGGCAAGGGAGGAGAGACCATTAAACAGCTACAG GAGCGTGCAGGTGTGAAGATGATCCTGATCCAGGATGCCTCTCAGGGTCCCAACGTTGACAAGCCCTTGCGCATTATTGGAGATCCATACAAAGTCCAG caAGCCCAGGAAATGGTGGAGGAGATTCTGAGGGACAGAGACCAAGGCGGCTTTAGTGAAAGAAATGACTTTAGTTCCCGAATGGGCGGAGGCATGgat ATCCCAGTACCACGGCACTCGGTGGGTGTTGTCATTGGACGCAATGGAGAGATGATCAAGAAGATCCAGAATGATGCTGGAGTTAGAATACAGTTTAAACAAG atgatGGGACCGGTCCAGATAAGATTGCCCACGTCAGTGGTCCTCCTGACCGCTGCGAACATGCCGCTCAGATCATCAACGACCTGCTGCAGAGCATCAGGGTCAGGGAGGAGGGACAGGGG GGGCCCCCGGGTCCTCCAGGAGTGCCTGCAGGCAACCGGGGCCGAGGTGGGGGACAAGGTGGCTGGGGTCCCCCTGGAGGGGAAATGACCTTCTCTATTCCTGCCCACAAGTGTGGGCTTGTGATTGGCCGCGGGGGAGAGAACGTCAAGTCCATCAACCAGCAGACGGGGGCGTTTGTGGAAATCTCTCGACAGCCTCCTCCCAACGGAGACCCCAACTTCAAGCTGTTTATCATCAGGGGCTCACCGCAGCAGATCGACCACGCCAAGCAGCTCATTGAGGAGAAGATTGAG AGTCCCCTGTGTCCTGTTGGCCCGGGGCCATGTGGACCAGGTCCTGCTGGTCCAATGGGTCCCTACAACACCAACCCATACAACCCTGGACCGCCTGGTGCCCCTGGACCCCCACA tggTTGTCCTCCAGGTCCTCACCAGTACAATCCTCAGGGCTGGAGCAACTCCTACCAGCAGTGGCAGCCCCAGGCGCCCCATGACCCCA CCCGGTCTCCAGGCCAGTAG